The nucleotide window ATGACCTTGACTTTGGCCCTAGAGCAGTTTATGATATAGGTGTGCACGCTGCCACGCGAGGGCTGGATGCAGCTCTTGCCTTCTGCTGGAGTAGTCACAGAAACCTTTCTGGAGGAGGTGTTATTTTGAGCTAAATCTTGCAGAATGAGTCAGAATGAGAAGGTGAGGAGGGAGTGTCAGGGACCCAGAGAAGCTCAAGCGGGAAACCGTTAACCTTCTGTATTCCCGGAGCTTGTACGTGGGGGTGAGGCGGGGAGCTCCAGTCACAGACGTGGTCCAGAGTCTGATCTCAGAAGGCCGGAGATGGGCCACCTCTTCACGGTGTAAGGCTATATCCAACACCAGAAGCTTTTGTAGAGTGGAACATGGGAAGACTTGGCTTTTACCAAAACTGTTCTGGTGGAAGAATAGAAAAGTGGATCAAAGGGGCTGGATACAAATGGAGCTGTGGTCTCCACCCAGTTCTGAGGCCATTTTAAAAGTCTGGGCAAAGGATGATGTGGGCTGGTCAAGGACAGTCAGTGTGGAGGAAAGGAATGGTGCATTTGGGGAATCTCAAGGAGGCGAAGCAAGCAAGATGGGATGTGGGAGGTGAAGGAGAGGACAGAGTCACGGAGGGCAGCCTCACATTTCTCGCTTGGGCAGTGGGGAAGGGGGCAGCAACAGAGGGTGTGCAATGCTGCTGGAtttggggcaggggtgaggaagGGAGATGTGCTGTTAAGTTTTAGAGATGGTGAGTCTGAAGCACCTATAGGACCACCCTATCAGGACAGCAGGTGGGATCTTGGGTGTTTGAGGCTGAAGGGCTGGAGACTCAGGAATCGACACAGTGAAGATGTTGGCAGCAGCTAGGAGAGCGGCGGAGGCCACTGCGAGAGGACACGTGGGTGGGAAGCAGAAGGGTGGGCACGGGCCTGCGGTGTGGCATCAGCATCACTGTCTGGGGATGGCGGAGGAAGACACAGGACACAGAAGAATGTGGCGAGAGGCGTGCAAGAAAGTTAAGAAGGGACGGGGGTAAAAGCACCCCGAGAGGGCAGCGACGTGGGGCCCGAGAGGTGCCATGTCTCCCTAGGTAATTGTTGTCACTTGTAACATGAAACAGAAGCAGCACTTCTAGttgttacaaaaaagaaaaagagaggtagggagggaagggggcaggaggaaggaaaaggcttcagtaaaatactgattaaaatttcattaatttggAAATTTGCAATGGCTCCAATGGATTCTGCTGGATTTTAACCTTCATGGTGGCAACGAGGGGTCTGGAGAGTAAATAAACAGGACAGGCAAGGTCCAAgtgaaatgtccaaaatacaGTGTCCTGTTCACCTGGTGCTTGCACAGATCACTCATGACCAAGATCCAGAACACGCCCAAAGCACAAGGGCCCGACAGTGGCCGAGTCCAGGGCAGGGGCCAGTACAGCCAAGAGGTGATGGATAAGAAAGTCAAGGCGGCTCTCCATGTTCCCCTTGCATGAGCGGCAGTCAAGAGCTTTCCTCTTGTACTCTGCACCGTGGGCCCCACGCCGAGCAGTCACCCCTACAACGCGGGCCTGTCTCAGGGAGCTTCCAACGCAAGGGCCAGAACATGGCTCCCTCATTCAGATGGGAGGGAGAGGCCCTCCCTCGAGTCTCACTCCCCTGCAGCGGGTCTCAGGCAAGTGTGCGGAGGAAAGGAGCTGCAGAGGATGGTCCCAGACGGGGCACTGGGGCTGGGCCTCTCTGGGTGGTGCGGAGGCATGTGCCAGGGGACGGGGGACCACTTCATGCTGTGGGCCAGGTTATGGCTGAGAGCCAGTTGGCCAGAGATGGCCAGGCCTGCCCTGCTgtcacagaagaaaagaagggacatGATTGgaagagattttcaaaaaatgcaaaagaagggAAGCACCAGTGCACACTCGTGGGGACTGGGACCGGAGAGCCAACGCCAGCCCTCAACCCTGGACGCCCTGCAGGGCATCATGCCACTCCAGCTCAGGCTAGTCAGCAGTGGCCGGAACAATGACAGAGTCAAGGAGGGGTCGTCCCTGCCAGGTGCTTGATGCACTTTGAAAAGACTCCATTGAAAACAGTTGCAGTAAAAAGGTCTCAGATCTTAAAGAATGAGCCCTCCATTCCATTGGCTCTCCCATGGCCTGCCTAGTGTCATTCCGTGGCCACACAGGGAAAACACACGGTTCTCATGCCCCCTCAAGTACCTGGGAGCACCTGTTCACTTACAAATAGTAGCTATGCTCTTTACCAGTAATGTTATCCCTGCATGAACAAGATTCTCCTGAGGACTCCTGCCAGGCAAGACCCCGTTAGCTGGTTGCCATTAGTCTGGTACTCGAAATCATAAAGCTGCATTCAAAAAACATCACTTGTTAGcagcaaacttttctttttttaaaagattttatttattcatgagagatacagagagaggcagagagagagaggcagagacaggagaaacaggctccctacagggagcccgatgtgggactcgatcccaggaccccaggatcatgccctgagccgaaggcagacgctcaactgctgagccacccaggcgtcccaacagcAAACTTTTCACTCCATTTTCTGGCCTTGTCTCAAGGAAGACTGAATTCCTAAAGGCTTTTCCATGGTCTCCACTGCCATTGTGGCCACCTCGGGGACTGGTACTGCTGATGGCCTATATTGGGGGTGAGTCTTGGCTTTGTGAAGACAGTGCTTGGCTCCGGGACTGTTTCTCCAGCACTGGTACCCAGCCCCACTTCTAGAACCTGGTCTCCTCATTCTGAGCTCCCGGGTCACTGAACCCCATGTGCCTTAGATGTTTCCTCTACTCATGGAGAAGATGTGAGATGAAATAGTAGAAGGCACATGGCCCTGTCATCCAGAGTCGTGGTGGAGAAGGTTCCATGGAGGACGGGGGGTGGCAACAGCTGCGGTGCCAGGGCCTGTACAGCACCACCACCTTGTAGCAGCTTTTCCTCAACTACACAGGCAGGCCTTCCAGGGCCAGGGGGCAGCCAGGTGGGAGCGGCTGCTATTGCATGATTTTTTTATACACTGGTCTTCTTTGTGTGATTTTGCTTGAATTAAGAGGCTatggccaggggcacctgggtggctcagtggttgagcatctgcctttggcttaggtcgtgatcccagggtcctgggaccgagtcctgcatcgggctgcctgcagggagcctgcttctccctctgcctatgtctctgcctctctctgtctctcataattaataaataaaaatcttttaaaaaaagaaatgagggtgTAGCCAAATATAGTTTGAACCCTGGAAAAGAAATTGTGAGGACCAAGCCAAAGGCCTGGGAAGGCCCAATCAGGGCAAACTACTCAGAAGAAGGGATTCTAGATTCAAAGAAATGAGACATGGGTTGATGGTGGTCCAAGGAAAGTTCTGACTGTAAAGAGAAGCCTGGGAGAGTCAGATAGGTCGGGTCCAAAGGGAAAAGAGGATGTATAAACAGGAAATAATGAATCAAAGACATCAGGGCCCGATAGGAAGTAGAGATACGTTACCAGACACTCTAACTGACCAAAGATGGGAAGGAGCCATTGGGTTCTAGGAGGTTTGGCTGGAACCCACTGTCAGTTCCCAATTTCTATCTgggattcttttattatttttaaaaagataacagcaTAAGGGTCAAGAAATGAGccataattcacataccacacaattcactcatttaaagtgtacaattccaCTTTTTAGGTATAGTCACAGGGTTGGACAACCATCACCGCAGTCGATttgagaacatttccatcacctacCTGGAGTTCTTGACTCTCCAGAAGAGATGGAGGTACTGGGGGAAGGGCAACCAAGATGGCATAAGGGCTACCTGGTAGGATCTCAGAGAGCCTGAGAGGAGACGGGGCTCAAGTCTAAGGGAAGGAGGCTGCAGGAAAGATCTGGTGTTTAAAGAGGGAACTGCTAGGAGGAGGAGGTTTGGCCTTTGTTTCCATTAAGGACAAGCAAAAACCGAGGCTCGAGCGCATCGAGAAGGATTGAGGTAAAACACAACGAAGAAAAACCACACCCAACTCCCTGGCAACATTTGCCCATCGCTGGGTTATGCTGCCCTTGGGAATAAGACTGGTGAACGTCATCACAGGGTGAGGTTTGAGTAAGGGTCCTTCCAGCTTCACGGTGTTGGTAAACGTGAGGCATGCCTTCAGAACTGGCCGAGGGCCTGCCCTCTCTGTGAGGTGGAGCAGTTTTGCAGAATCCCGCTTTCTAGGGAGAAGTTTCTAGAGGGCCGTGCTACAGGCTGGATGAGTGAGGTCCCTTTGGAGGGATGAATGGAGTTTCCAAACGGTAGCTTCCCAGTCAGATCAGGCACGTGGTGGTAAGCCAGAAAGTAGGAGTGGGGTACCAGAGACCACAGCTACAGACCTCTCTTCCCGATTGTCTCTTGATTAAATTCATTCCTCAAAGAGATTTTGACCTCCTGCTGGGGACCAGGTATAAGAAGACAAACCCTGGGGataaggcagtggttctcaaccaggttCTCAACTTTGCTCCCCGGGGGACTCTTGGCAACACCTGCAGACATTTTTGTTGTCCCAACTGAGGCGATGGGGGGCAGGCGGGAGGGGTGCTGCTGGCATCTCATGGGAGAGACCAAAAGTGCCGCTAAACATCCTATGGCGCCCAGGACAGTGCCTTACAACAGAGAGTCATCCAGTCCCAAATGTTAGTAGTGCCAAAGTGGAGAAACCCTGAGGTAAAGAAGGAAGATTCAATCCTGCTTTCACAGAATTTCATCTGTTCATCATGGTATTTCTTCATATGGCTTGAAATGTGCCCTAACAAAAATGTCTGCGTTGAAAAAAACCCTTATTTGAAGCGATTCTGACTAAAACGGAATTCCCAGTGCCCCTCGGGACTGACGGGATAGGACTAGTGATGGAAAGGGGTTCGTAACATTCTTCCTGACTGGGTGATCAGACTTTTGACTTAATTAGTTAGCAAGAGGGAGGGCAGCTTCCAGGTGACTTACCATCTTTGTCAGCAGAGTGAGCCTACACCTGTGAGTGTGTATCTAGAACATAGGTGGATGGAAAACAACCTACAAGTTGGGTTAATATAGTCAACCTCAATGGTTCACCTCCTTTAACGTGCACGCTTTCGTAATTTCGGCAAGGCACACGGCTACAATCTCACTTTGCTCAGAAATCCTCAGGTCTAATAGCAGTTGCAGATGGATTATTTGCAGCATTTTGGAACTAGTCCTTTCCAGCACTCATATATACTACTTACTTTAAAATCAAccaatatgttaattaaaataaataccaatttaTTAAAATGGCACCCTAAGGACCTCAAGTACACCCTATTTTGTTTCGCTGATGTGGGAGGTCAGTTATTTGACCTGGTGGTAGTGAGCTGTTCTGGAAAATTGCCTTTCTTATTTAATGAGGAGTAAAGTCGGCCAGAATGACCTCTAATGCTTTTTTCCCTGCTGTTAAAGTTTTCAGCTTAGCAGCTTTTGAGTGTGGCTGTTAGAGGCTTGGCATCGCCAGTCTTCAGCTTGAAATCTCCCCTTTACGATTGTACCAAGTGCTCTGGGCATTCCAGTTAACTGGAATGGTTtcgaaaataattgaaaaaaaaatctgtaattcaGACTCTTCGCTAATTCCTACTGGTTTTTGCCCCCAAAGAATCCAAATTCCTGTGGGTTCACCGGGCTTCAAACCCAATATTTAAGAATCATTgcaaagtacatatttttaagttgttgatacttaaaaactgaaagcagaaaactcttctgagcctcaatttcctcacttgtaaaatggaatCTAAATCCTTTCCTGCTCTATTAATTATGGTATTTATGAAGATAATCACTGTATTGACATACTCTCACAGTAATTGGctacttttccctccttccctccctccgtcccttccttcctcccgtctatccctccctccctccttccttttgtttGGAGTTTTCACCCTTGCAGACAAACTTTTTCATGCTTAAACTATGAGAGTTTTGCATTTGAATCTAAACAAATCTTTGACCTCACTTTAGAATTTTCTACTCATTGTCAAAGGCTTCCTTGGTTAGGATAGTAACTGTATCATCTTTAAGTCTCTCATTTTCCGTCTAGTTTTTATTTTGCCAGAAGGATAACTACCCCCAAATATGGATCTTTGTAACTCGTTccaattttttatcatttctgaaCTGAAGCCAGCCGAAGCCATCTTGACAAGTCTGAGCAAATATCAACATTCCTGGGGACTAATCCTATTTCCTAAAAGACTCTAAAAAGCTATTCTTTAGGCTAGTTggtccaaacatttttttttaaggagaaatgagaaattaagTCACGAGAGTCTGACACAAATCCTTCTGGAACCTGAAAGGAGGTTAGCTGGAGATGGCTATATGGGGTGGGGGAATAAGTGAGCACGGCTCTCTGAGTCAGGCAGAAAAACCGTGGGGCCTGAGTTTGCCAGTGGCCCCCTCCGTGACCCTCGTGGGGATCACATGCCTCAGGCTAGGAACCAGGGTTCTGGGCTGATAATTCTTACACAAGGTTTTGCAGAAGAGGCCATAGGCCTCTGCCCCGGGAGGGAGCGCAGAACTGAACCACCAGGGAACCCCAGGCTCACCCTGGCCACAGAGACAAGCCCTTTGTTCTGATTCCCTGGCCTGTAGGCAGCCAACTGGATGCCAGTTTCCATCCAAGGCTGGcaagaggggcaggcagagggggtcACGGCCCCAATAGCATGAGCCTGAGCCTCGTCTCTAGATATCACTCCGTGTAGACCTCACACACCTCGCTGGGTAAGTCTCCCCAATGCCACAGCGGCCTCTCCCCAAAGGCCCCCGGCCACGAatggcaggccctgggctgggtgcAGAAGGGTGGTGGGAGGCCTGTTCCAGGGACCTGTCCCAGGGCGAGGGGACAGGCCCTACCGACTTAACATCCCGCGGGGCTGTGGAGCCAACAATTCGCACCCAACCAGCACCGATTTACGGGGCACCTCCAGACACATCAAAGAGAAATTTGTGGCTTGAGGTTTATAATGTAATTACGGGCCGCAAATGCCTTCCTTTCCACCTATACGTCACTCAGCTTGCAGCACCTGCTTCTTCTACCGTCCAGACAGAGAATTCTGCTCCCTGGAGCCAGGTAAGCAGCAGCTCTGGCCGGTAcgctgggagggcaggggtggcaCAGGTCACCGCACACGGGCACCAGAGGCATCAGCAAGGCCCCGGGCACATCTGTGTCATCTCCGAGCCCGGAACGCGTGTGCCATTCTCGGGAAACGGGGCCACCGACCCAGGGCCACTCGCTCCATGAAACTGGAAAAAGAGCGCCCAGTTGGAGGCTGAGGGATGAGTGCAGCCGGGCCGTGGAACAGGACAGTTAGCCCAGCGAGCGACTGCTGCCTGCCTGTTAGCACCGCGGCGCACTTGGCCAAAGAAGGTTTAACAGCCCAGGACacgggcaggagagagagaatccattcGGGGTGCACAGGATGGGACCAGCTGAGACGGTAACCCTATCCACAGAGAGCCTGGTAATAAAAGAACAGTCTCGCAACTGCTTTTCCTCCTGTTCATGTTCACAGTAACAGCTGGATACGTGCTAATTGCAAGACGTGAAGGAAAGAGCTCGGAGCTGCAAAGCGGGCCTGCCGTAGTCAGTCTCTCGCCAGCACAGTTTCAGACACGAGTGTGACGGGCCACCTAGCAGCTCTATTTTCACTGTGCGCTCACGGTTCCTGATTTGAGTGGGCGGCTCCATGCTGTTCCCTTCTGCCGGATGCCTCGCTTCCGCCCAACGAGAAACGGCTGAGCCCCGGGTTCTCGGCCTGGCACCACTGGCGCTCGGGCTGGATCACCCgctgcagtgggggggggggtggcaggggtgtGTTGTGGGGAAATGCCTGTGGGATGTTTAGCGAAGTCCCGGGTgtctacccaccagatgccagtagcatcccctccctgctcccctccgtTGCCTGTGACAACCAAATGTGTCTCCAGGcattgccagatgtcccctgggGAGGCACCATCACCCCAGTTGAGAAGCACTGGGCTGCACTGACAAGGAGCAAAgactttctcttcccttcccggCCCCACTCCCAACTATCTCTACCCCAGGCCAGGAACATCCACGAGACCTCTCCTGCTCCACCGGCAAAGGACTTACCTCTGGTCTCAAGCGGTCTTCAGTAATACCTTTGAGTTGCAAGCCCTTCAGTCATTCAGACCAATGCTCTTACTGCCTTTGAAAAGAAGGTCCTTTGCAGCTAAAttctgggagggggtggggaggaagcaggTAAATTTTCCTTTTAGACACATTTGTCTGTTTTAGTCTACAGCAGGCTCAGACACAGAATTCTCCATACCCACGGTCTATGGCGACCTGGAAGGGGCCTCGGGGACTGGCaactcacctccccaccccttctctgtGCCACATTTTTACGAATGAAGAAAGCAAGGTTTAGAGGGGGAAGTGACTCGCTCCAGGCCATACATATTCCAAGTCTTCCTTTTATGGGGGCAGAGGCCAATATAATCCTTCTCTGCCCGATGTACCCGAAGAGCTTAGGTCTCGAAACACGGAGAACTTGCAGTGCTTTATAAGCAACAGTTTTGGCCAAACCACACCAGTTAaggaatgcaaatttaaaaaatgatagaatgcTGCAACCAATTAGTgcaaacaaacatttattgtgaaATATTCATCCTACCCTTTATTAGGTATTACATCATCAAAGCACTTTGTGGCaatgaaaatagcttttttttaCCCCTCTGATTCACCCAATATTCCATTAAAGCTGCAAAAAATGTGCAATCTGCTTGAAAAATAGGTTGctcttatttactcatttgtgaaaagtcaaaaattaaaaaagaaaacgatCCTAGCTTACAGGGCCTCTAGAGCCAATTCGCCTTCCCACTTCCCAACTACTCCCCCAAATAATTAACAAAGATAATTTGTCTTAAATGCCTTTTTATAAAACCAATGCACCTTTCCCCatattataatcataaaaattttaaaaagccattatttACTTTCTTGGAAAAAAGGTGGCCAGCCGTTGTTTTTTGATCGGGAGCATGTGTATTTCCTGGGAGTTCACTTTCTTTAACTTTATGCTCCGGTTTTTGACGGGTTTCCTAAGGGGCTCCGTGCTGCCCACGGGCTCTTCTCCTTGGCTGTTGATGTCGTAGCCCTGAAGCACGGAGTCTTCTCTTTTGAAGGAGAAGTTTTTGGTGGACACCCCCGAGAGGCCCTTGATCTTGCCGCAGAAGACGGTGGGCACGGCGTCTTCCACCGAGACGATCACCTTGGCCGCCTGGGACTCgctcaccacgtcagggtgattTTCGGCCTTGACGTCCCCGCCGGGCTGGCCGGGCGGCTGGGCGGGGTTGCTGCCCCCCACGTGGCTCTCCGTGGCCGAGGCCCCGGGGGCCGTGGCAGGGGCAAAGGGCGCGTCCCCGCCCCCGGGAAGTTTCTCCAGCGCCCCGTGAGCCGGGCGGTCCACTGACCCGCTGCCGTCGAACAGGGTCTCCACGGGAGGCTCAGCTTTTCGGTGGGCCGCCAGCGACAGGTCTAGGGCCGCATCTTCCTGGCAGACGGGGGGACTGGCTTGgcccgccttcagccagggcacCGACTTCATGGACAGATCCAGGGCCTCGTTCTCACTGCCCATCTTGATGACCGTGTGGCGGCTCAGCTGGAAGTACTCCCTCGGCTGGAGGAGATCGAAGGGCTTCAGTTCCTCCTTCTCCAGGGGGGGCTGGCCGCCTTTAAAGGGGTGCAGGCCGAAGGAAGACGGCGGCTTGGGGAAACTGGAGCCGAGCTTGGATTCAGGACTCTGAGGCAccgggatggggatggggatggggaccGGCACGGGCAAGGGCACGATCACAGGGTAGGGCACCAAGAGGGTGGCCGGGGGCACCAGGGGGGACAGCGGGGAGTTAAAGGGCTGGGGGGGCACCGGGGCGTATCCAGGAGGAGGCTGACAGGGTGGGGGGCCGAGAGCACCCTGTGAGGGGAACAAATTCTGGAGCACGGCTTCAAATGGCAACGTGGGCTCCTGCGGCTGGCTGGGGATCCGCAGGtccaggagctggggtggggcctCGGGGTCCTCGGCTCCCTGGAACAGGTTGTTGTGGATGGCACTGGAGGAGCACGGGGCCTCCTGTGGCAGGACCAGAGGGGAGTTGAGGTGCTGGAAGACGTGCTGCTCCAGCACCACGGGCAGCTGCACGGGGCCCTGCGTGGTCATGACATAGGTGGCATTGCCATTAGGGTTGAGCTCGGGCGCCGAGCTTCCCTCCACCTGCATGTGAATGGGCATCACCACCGGGCTCTCCCCGAGGCACAGGGGTTGCAGCACGGTGGCCGCCACCTTCAGAGCCACGCCGCTCTGAGACTCGGCCGGGGGGTTCAGGATGGACGGGGCCGGCACGGTCACCAGGGCCTTCTTTACCAGGTCAGTGGAGTTGATGTTCCAGGCTTCGGTGGTGATCAGCTGGGCCATGCCATTCTCCAGTCTGTTATTGGCCAAGGCGGGAGAGGAGTCGGTCATGTCCATGGAGAGGTTCTGGGACCGCAGGTCATCCATCACTCGGCTCTGATGCCACCGGGCCTGCAACACGGAACGCACGATGTGAATCTTCCAGAAGAGACTATTTATGACCCTCCCCTCCGAAGTGCTCGCTCTCTCCGCGTCTCTTAAAAGTTTCCGTATCTTAGTGAACCGGGAGCACACCCATCTCTCTCTGTATACATACATGTTATAGATATTTCctaatatatacaaacacaccCAAATGATCAGCTGTGCGCGGAGAGGCCCAATTTAACAGACGATTAAGCTATAAACACAGATGATGTAATGACTAAACAGCCAAGAGAGGTTAAACAGAGTATTTTTAAGCCTAATACTCGGCTTATATGTTTAGCTTTCGCCAAACACAAAGTTCCGTCCCACGGTGCTCTACCGGACGGTCAAGATGTGTGCAGATTTGACTCGTCCACACGCAAATGGGCAGCGAAGACTTACTTCACTTcgagaacaaaataaaatcctgtcACGTTAGAACGTTCTAAGAGAACCGAAGAGGGCCACCCGGCTTACGGCAAGCATCTTAAAGACTCTTTGTAGCAATGCTTCCTCCCGAGGAGGCTTGAGGAAAGGGACGGCGGTGCATTTCCACAGGGATCGTGGCAGCTGTGTCACGGACTCCCTCCGACCGGGTGCCATCCCCTGTCCCTCCCATAACGGAGAAGCCACTCCGCGGAGCCGGTGGACGTGGACGTGGGACAAGGGCATGAGTGCTCATCGGGCCCAGGGGCGCTTTCCGCAGTCAGCTCATGTCTGTGACCCGGGACCTCTCCTAACTTCTAGCTGGTCAAGCGGGGGGTGCTGCTGTTCTAGGGCCGGGGAGATGGAAGACTTGCTGGAAACAAACATCGCGGGCACCTCTGGCCGCCTCCTGAGAGGCCGAAGGAACGCAGTGCGGGTGCTGCCTGGAGGAAGCAGGGCTGCAACTGCGAGATGGCTCTCCATGGAAACGCGTCCATATTTAGCCTGGTTGCCATGGAGAAGGCAGGCACCATGTCTAACTCGGGGATCTGTGCAGCCCTGGAGTCTGGCTGGGCTCAATAATAATTCAATAATCCTCAGGCTCGCCAGGCAGGCCTTGGGCAACTCAGAATCTTGACCTCACCTGTTGGAGCCGTCTGGACTCTAGTCCCGGGGTCACCTCGCGTCCTCCTCTGGTCACCCCCAAATACCGACACAACCTCCACCACGAGGAGGAGAGGCAGCCCAGCAGCCCGCGAGGGTGCAAAGAAACGCAGTAGGCCTCACTACGGGAAGGCCGTGTTAACAAATGAACAACTGTGTGGTATTTCCAGACCATCAAAATGTGTCAAGTGCACAGAACAAGGAATTTCTCTGAAGCAGGAGGAGGCGAGGGCCCCGGGAAGGATGCCTTGTAAACAACTTTGTGGGGGACGCCCCTCGGCAGAGCGAGCCCTGGTGCCTCTGAGGGAGGGCTCCGGAGCCTGACTCCCTAGACGCAGGGGGTCCTCTGGAAACCAGGAGGTGACCCAGCGGGCTGGCCGATGATACCTTTAGGGCACGGTAGGGAGGCAGCCCACTCCGGGGAAGCTGAGGGGGCTTGCCCCCAACCGAAGGGGCCTGCTTAGACCACAAAGTATCATGCCTCCAACGCACCACTGGCTCCCCCATTCCCGGATGCACGCATGCACGCATCCATTCACTCGTGCAACCACTCCATGTGCTCAATGCCTACTGCACACCAGCGctttgctgggggctggggatgcCGGCAGGAGCCAGTCCCACAAGGTTCCTGCTTTAGCACACATCAGAGGCCAGTGGGGCGCATGTCTCTGAGCGAGAGATCTGCTGGCACGAGAGAGAAGGCATCAAGGAGGCAGGAGACAGTGACTCGAACTCCCAGGGAGGGGTGGGAAAAGGTTACAGGGAAGCTGGGATGGGGCCGGTGAGGGCGAGGACGGCAGCAGTGAGAGAAGACACCCATGGCCACCCATCTGAGGTGGCTTCTGGTGGCCTTTGAGGCAACTCACTGGGAGAGGTCAAGACATGC belongs to Canis lupus familiaris isolate Mischka breed German Shepherd chromosome X, alternate assembly UU_Cfam_GSD_1.0, whole genome shotgun sequence and includes:
- the RAI2 gene encoding retinoic acid-induced protein 2 isoform X3, whose protein sequence is MDDLRSQNLSMDMTDSSPALANNRLENGMAQLITTEAWNINSTDLEAPCSSSAIHNNLFQGAEDPEAPPQLLDLRIPSQPQEPTLPFEAVLQNLFPSQGALGPPPCQPPPGYAPVPPQPFNSPLSPLVPPATLLVPYPVIVPLPVPVPIPIPIPVPQSPESKLGSSFPKPPSSFGLHPFKGGQPPLEKEELKPFDLLQPREYFQLSRHTVIKMGSENEALDLSMKSVPWLKAGQASPPVCQEDAALDLSLAAHRKAEPPVETLFDGSGSVDRPAHGALEKLPGGGDAPFAPATAPGASATESHVGGSNPAQPPGQPGGDVKAENHPDVVSESQAAKVIVSVEDAVPTVFCGKIKGLSGVSTKNFSFKREDSVLQGYDINSQGEEPVGSTEPLRKPVKNRSIKLKKVNSQEIHMLPIKKQRLATFFPRK
- the RAI2 gene encoding retinoic acid-induced protein 2 isoform X2, which translates into the protein MDDLRSQNLSMDMTDSSPALANNRLENGMAQLITTEAWNINSTDLGPVQLPVVLEQHVFQHLNSPLVLPQEAPCSSSAIHNNLFQGAEDPEAPPQLLDLRIPSQPQEPTLPFEAVLQNLFPSQGALGPPPCQPPPGYAPVPPQPFNSPLSPLVPPATLLVPYPVIVPLPVPVPIPIPIPVPQSPESKLGSSFPKPPSSFGLHPFKGGQPPLEKEELKPFDLLQPREYFQLSRHTVIKMGSENEALDLSMKSVPWLKAGQASPPVCQEDAALDLSLAAHRKAEPPVETLFDGSGSVDRPAHGALEKLPGGGDAPFAPATAPGASATESHVGGSNPAQPPGQPGGDVKAENHPDVVSESQAAKVIVSVEDAVPTVFCGKIKGLSGVSTKNFSFKREDSVLQGYDINSQGEEPVGSTEPLRKPVKNRSIKLKKVNSQEIHMLPIKKQRLATFFPRK
- the RAI2 gene encoding retinoic acid-induced protein 2 isoform X1; translated protein: MDDLRSQNLSMDMTDSSPALANNRLENGMAQLITTEAWNINSTDLVKKALVTVPAPSILNPPAESQSGVALKVAATVLQPLCLGESPVVMPIHMQVEGSSAPELNPNGNATYVMTTQGPVQLPVVLEQHVFQHLNSPLVLPQEAPCSSSAIHNNLFQGAEDPEAPPQLLDLRIPSQPQEPTLPFEAVLQNLFPSQGALGPPPCQPPPGYAPVPPQPFNSPLSPLVPPATLLVPYPVIVPLPVPVPIPIPIPVPQSPESKLGSSFPKPPSSFGLHPFKGGQPPLEKEELKPFDLLQPREYFQLSRHTVIKMGSENEALDLSMKSVPWLKAGQASPPVCQEDAALDLSLAAHRKAEPPVETLFDGSGSVDRPAHGALEKLPGGGDAPFAPATAPGASATESHVGGSNPAQPPGQPGGDVKAENHPDVVSESQAAKVIVSVEDAVPTVFCGKIKGLSGVSTKNFSFKREDSVLQGYDINSQGEEPVGSTEPLRKPVKNRSIKLKKVNSQEIHMLPIKKQRLATFFPRK